In Ureibacillus thermophilus, the genomic stretch GATGAAGAATCATCGCCAGGTTGAAGTTTTGGAAGCGTAATTTTTAATACACCATTTTCTAATTCTGCTTCAATGCGATCTTGATCCACATCATGAATATAGAAAGAGCGGTAGAATTCACCGAAATGGCGTTCTTTGCGGATAATGCGGTCATTTTCATCCCGTTCTTCTGTTTGGTCATCACGTTTTGCACGGATTGTTAAATAGTTGTTCTCTATATCGATTTGAACATCGTCTTTATTAAAACCAGGCAAATCAGCTTGTACAATGTAGGCATCTTTTGTTTCGGTAATATCTGTGCGGAGCGATTTGAAATCTTGCCCTAAATCCGGTAAGAAATCGTTTTCAAATACATCGTCAAATACTTTTTTGAAACGTTCAAATAAATCTTCATTTCTTCTTCGGAATGGTCTTAAATCAAACATCTGGAACTCCTCCTTTAATATTGTACAAGTATTTTTACACTTGTATTATACACCATTTTTGTATTTAAATTCGAATATTTTATAAGTATATGAAAAATAATCAAATTTTTATCGTACTTTTGCCAATTTTTTATTACGATTTTATCAAAATTCCTCCACATTTTTGTAATCGTTTTCTTATGTCATAAGCTTGTATAATAAAGTTAAGAAGAGTAAAGGAGGGAAGC encodes the following:
- a CDS encoding Hsp20/alpha crystallin family protein produces the protein MFDLRPFRRRNEDLFERFKKVFDDVFENDFLPDLGQDFKSLRTDITETKDAYIVQADLPGFNKDDVQIDIENNYLTIRAKRDDQTEERDENDRIIRKERHFGEFYRSFYIHDVDQDRIEAELENGVLKITLPKLQPGDDSSSRRIQIK